Proteins encoded by one window of Salicibibacter halophilus:
- the rnpA gene encoding ribonuclease P protein component, translating to MRKTYRIKSNEEFAKIFSEGKTTANRQFVLYVVDKPGQVHFRYGVTVGRKVGNAVTRNRLKRWMREMIREHQNAVQADKDYIIIARKSLLSMEYHAASKSFSHVFKRAGLWRS from the coding sequence ATGAGAAAAACGTACCGAATCAAAAGTAATGAAGAATTCGCTAAAATTTTTAGCGAAGGTAAGACGACCGCGAACCGTCAATTCGTTCTTTATGTCGTGGACAAACCCGGACAAGTTCATTTTAGGTATGGGGTGACGGTGGGGCGGAAGGTGGGAAACGCGGTTACGCGAAACCGACTGAAACGATGGATGCGCGAAATGATAAGGGAACATCAAAATGCTGTTCAAGCGGACAAGGATTATATTATTATAGCCAGGAAGTCTTTATTGTCGATGGAATATCATGCGGCAAGCAAAAGTTTCAGCCATGTTTTTAAACGGGCAGGGCTATGGCGGAGTTAA
- the spoIIIJ gene encoding YidC family membrane integrase SpoIIIJ, translated as MRKKIGLATMLVALTAVMAGCMNLDEPITENPDGIWDTIFVFPLSWLITTIAEATGENYGLAIIIVTIIIRFLILPLMIKQTKSTKAMQELQPELLKLREKYSAKDQKTQQKLQEETMKLFSENSVNPLAGCLPLFIQMPILIAFFHAIMRTEEIFNHQFLWFQLGEPDFILPIIAAATTFFQQKMMMVNANPQMQILLYMMPIMIGIFAFFFPAALALYWVVGNFFMIAQTYFITGPGAQAKKEKRTNPGGAE; from the coding sequence GTGCGTAAGAAAATAGGACTGGCAACCATGCTAGTCGCATTAACAGCGGTCATGGCCGGTTGTATGAATCTTGATGAGCCGATTACCGAAAACCCTGACGGAATATGGGATACGATTTTTGTTTTTCCTCTTTCCTGGTTGATCACGACGATTGCGGAAGCAACCGGTGAAAACTACGGGCTAGCTATTATTATTGTTACGATTATCATACGTTTTTTAATCTTGCCTTTAATGATTAAACAAACAAAAAGTACAAAAGCCATGCAGGAATTACAGCCGGAGCTGTTGAAATTAAGAGAGAAGTATAGTGCGAAAGATCAAAAGACCCAGCAGAAATTGCAAGAAGAGACGATGAAACTTTTCAGTGAGAACAGCGTGAATCCACTGGCAGGTTGTTTGCCTCTCTTTATACAGATGCCGATCTTAATCGCCTTTTTTCACGCGATTATGCGGACAGAAGAAATTTTTAATCACCAATTCCTATGGTTCCAGCTTGGAGAACCCGACTTTATTTTACCAATCATTGCCGCTGCAACAACGTTTTTCCAACAGAAAATGATGATGGTAAACGCAAATCCGCAGATGCAGATTCTGCTTTATATGATGCCGATCATGATCGGGATATTTGCTTTCTTTTTCCCTGCAGCACTCGCGTTGTACTGGGTCGTAGGTAACTTCTTTATGATTGCGCAAACGTATTTCATTACAGGTCCGGGTGCGCAAGCCAAAAAAGAGAAACGCACAAATCCGGGAGGAGCGGAATAA